From Lysobacter lycopersici:
CTGCGTGCGCGCCGCAGGCGATGCTGGCCGAACTGATGTGCGAGACGATGGCTGCGTCCTGGCCGCAGCCTTCGCCGAGGTCGCAGTTGAAATCCAGCGACGGCAACGCGAAGCCTCAGCCCCCGCTCGAGGCCGGCGTCGCCATGCTCGAAGGCGCCGGCGGCGTTTCGCTCGCTGCGGGCGCAGGCGCGGTCCACAGCTTCGCTTCCGGCGCGCCGCCGAGCATCTGCGCGCGCACCAGCGGGATCGGCGGACCGCCGTAGCTGAGGAACTGGTCGTGGAACTGCTTCCACGCCTTGCGCCCGCCCTTGTCCTTGGTCCAGTCCTCGCGCAGCTGCATGATCATCAGCTTCCCGAGCGTGTAGTTGAGGTAGGCCGGATCGTAGGTGCCGCGCGCGGCCTGCTGGCGCGCATTGCCCGGATCCTGCAGGCCTTGTTCGCGGAACATCTTTTCCGACTGCGCCATGGTCATGCCGCCGGTGTGCATGCCGATGGCGGAGAGGAAGCGCACGTCGCGCAGCAACGCCTCGCTCAACTGGCCGATGTGCGTTTCCGGCGTCGCGCCGTCGAGGCCGGCGTCGAACATCATTTCCTCGCAGTAATGCGCCCAGCCTTCGGCGAAGGCGTAACCGACGAACAACTGCCCGAACTTCCATCCGGCGCGGTTCGAATGCAGGAATTGCAGGAAGTGGCCCGGCCACACTTCATGCGCGGAAGTGAACAGCAGCACCGACTTGCCGGGCACGTAGGCGTCCTGCTCGGCCTTGGGCCAGGTCGGGTCGGGCGGGGCGATGTAATAGACCGACGGCAGGTTCTTCTCGTACGGGCCGGGAATCTCGATATAGGCGAAGTTCCAGCGGTTGAACGGCGGTGCTTCTTCCACCTTTGCCTGCTCGGGGCCGGGAATGGTGACGAGGTCCTTGTCGACGATGAACTGGCGCAGGCCTGCGAGTTGCGCACGCGCGCCTTCCACCGCGCCGCCCTGCGGCTTGTCGGCGGCTTCCTTCTCCACGCACTGTTGCAGCGTCTTGCCGGGTGCGAACTGGCCGCAGGCCGCCTTCATCGCGGCGAGGTTGCGCGCAAGGTCGGCTTCGCCCGCGGCCTTCAACTGGTCGAGCGGGATGTCCACGCGTTCGGTCGCGTGCAGCATCTTCGCGAACTTCTCCGCGCCCAGCGCGAAGTCCTGCGTCGCCTGCGGCTTCTGCGCCTTCAGCCAGTCGGCCATGTCCTGCGTGGCCTTGATCGCGGCCGCGTTGCTCGCCTTCAGCCGTGCCTGCAGCGCGTCGTCCTTCACTTCGGCGAAGATCTTCGGCACGTCGCTTTCGAAGAAGCTGGCGTAACCGCCGAAGGAATTGACGCCGAGGTCGATGTAGGACGCCGGCAGCGGCAGCTTGAAATTGGCCTTGATCTGTTCGACCGCCTTGGGCAGCGCCTCCTGGTAGCGGATGAACGCGTCCATGCGCGTCGCGAGCGGCGCGTACGGGCGGGTGAGGTACATGCTCGGCGACAGGTCGCCGGTGTAGAACGCCGGGTTCTTCCAGGCGAAGCCGGAATCCTCGAGCCAGAAGAGATTCCCGTCGATCACCGCCAGCGCGTAGTCGCGGCGGAAGCGGCCCTGCTCGTCGAGCTTGTCGTCGCCGAACTTCGCGAAGGCGTCGCGCTGCGCGTGCAGCCAGTCGGTGGTGGCCTTCAGGCCCTCGGGGCTGTAATCCGGCAGCTTGCCGTCGTATTCGTGCTTGCCGGCGCTGGCGGCGAACACCGGGTTGTGCTGGAAGTAGCCATCGATGAAGGCGTCCACGGCCTTGTCGAGCGCGGCGTCGTCGTTCGCGGCGGCAGTCGCGGCCGGCGCTTCGCCCGAAGCGGGTGCGGTGGCGTTCTGCTTGCAGCCGGCGAGCGCGGCGGCGACGCAGGCGGTGAGGGCGAGGACACGGACGGTGTGCTTCTGGCGCATGGCGACGGCTCTCCGTGGGGGAAAGCGTCGAGACTAGGCGCTCGCAGACGGGGGCGCAACGCCGATTCGTCCCGCGACGGCCAGCGCGATCCGCGCCAGCGTGTGCGCACGTTCGCGGCTCGCCGCCAGCGCCTCGGCGGGCGTGCATGGCGCGAAGCGGATCGCGTCGCCGGCGCGCAACTGGGCGAGGCGGCCGCGGTCGGCGCGGATCGCGTGGCCGATGCGTGGATAACCGCCGTGGGTCTGCGCGTCGGCCAGCAGCACGATGGGTTGCCCGCCCGGCGGCAATTGCAGCGTGCCGGGAACGATGGGCTCGGAAACGTATTCGCGCGCATCGCGCAGCGCGAGCGGCGTTCCGGTCAATCGCAAACCCTGGCGGTCGCTGGCCGGCGCGATGGTCCATGCATTCGCGAACAGGCCATCAGCGGGATCGGTCGCGTCGCTGCCGGGCAGCACGCGGATCGACGACGACGGATCCGGGTCCAGCGCCAGCGGATCGATCCACCACGGCGCGATGCGCACGCGTTCGACGGTTTCGGCGAATGGTTCCACGTGCAGGCGGTCGCCAGCGCGCAGCGCGCGCCCTTCGACGCCGCCGAAACCGCCGCGCAGATCGGTACTCGCGCTGCCGAGGATGTCGGCAACGCGGATGCCACCCGAAACCGCGAGCCACGCGCGCGCACCTTGGCGGCAACCGCCGATGCGCAGCACGCTGCCTCCGGGCAGGTCGGCGCGACGCCAGCCCGGAAACGTTTCGCCGTCGATGTCGGCATCGAAGTTCGCGCCGCACAACGCGATGCGGGTCGCGCGTTCGAAGCGCAGGGTCGGGCCGGCGAGGGCGATTTCCAGCGTCGCCGCGGAAACCGCATTGCCGACCAGCAGGTTGGCGATGGCCTGCGCGTCCGGATCGAGCGCGCCGCCGAAACCGACCCCGAGATGCCGGAAACCTTCGCGCCCACGGCCCTGCACCGTGGTGAGCAGGCCCGGTGCGAGCACTTCGATGCTCACGGCAGTTTCCCGGTCGGAACGAAGCGCAGGCGGTCGCCGGGCGCGAGCAGCGATGGCGGATCGCGCGCCGGATCGAACAGCACGACCTCGGTGCGGCCGATGATGCGCCAGCCGCCAGGGCCGGGGCGCGGATAGATCCCGGCCTGTTCGCCACCGATGCCGACGCTGCCGGCTTCGACCCGCGTGCGCGGCGTTGCCAGGCGCGGCATCGACAGCGCCGGGTCGAGGCCGAGCAGGTAGGGGAACCCGGGCGCGAAGCCGAGCATCGCGACGCGGTATTCACCGTCCGCGTGGAGTTCGATCACTTGCCGGGGCGACAATCCCGCGTGTTCGGCCACCGCATCGAGGTCGGGGCCGTGTTCGCCGCCGTAGCGCACCGGGACTTCGTGCAACGCGCCTTGCGACGATGCCGGATCGCCATCGTCCGGCGGCAATGCGTGCAACCATGCTTCCGCATCCGCCAGCGGATCGTCGCCGTCGCATGCGGATGCGTCGACGAACAGCGCGAGGCTGGCGTAGGCAGGGACGAGGTCGCGCAGCCACGGCGGCCGCGCCGCGTCGATGCGCGCGGCCAGCGCGTGCACGCGTGCGTTGGTATCGGCGTCGATGCCGTCGCCGAGGCGAAGCAGCAGGGCATCTTCGCCCAGCCGCATCGCGCACCAGCGCATGTTCACTTGGGCAGCCGGTCCCGCAACAGTCGCACGCGTTCGACCAGCGTTTCCGGCGGATACGGCCGCGCGGCCACGCGTCCCCATACCGGCGCGGGCCAGGCGGGGTCGTTTTCCTCGCGCGCGATCACGTGCACGTGCAGTTGCGGCACGATGTTGCCGAGCGCGGCGACGTTGAGCTTGTGCGGGCGGAACGCATCGCGCAACAGGCACGCGGCGAGGTCGATCTCGTCGGTGAGCTGGTGGCGTTGCGCGGCGTCGAGGTCGACCAGTTCGCGCGCCTCGGCCACGCGCGGCACCAGTACCAGCCACGGATAGTTCGCGTCGTCCATCAGCCGCAGTTCGCACAGGCCCAGCGTTCCCAGCGGATGCGTCTCCGCGGCCAGTTGCGGGTGCAGTTCGTAGCGGGCGGGCGGCGCGTGGCGGCTCATGGCGGAATCCTCATCCGAGCGCGGCGGCGAAGAAGTCCAGCGTGCGGCGCAGCGCCAGCGCCGCGCTGTCGGCGTGGTAGTGCGAGGGATCGATGTCGCGGTTGAACGCATGGCCCGCGCCCGGATACACGTGCACCGGCGCCTGCGGATACGCCAGGCGGATTTTCGCGATCGATTCCGGGGGGATGCCGGCATCGTCGGCGCCGAAGTGGAACAGCATCGGCGCGCGCAGCGGTTCGCCGAGGAAATCCACCACCCGCCCGCCGTAATAGGCGACCGCCGGCAGGCCGAAACGGGTGTTGGCGAGGAAGGCGAGGGTGCCGCCCCAGCAGTATCCGACCACGCCGACCTTGTGGCCTTCGTCCTGCAACAGCTTCGCGGCCGCACCGACGATGGCAATGGCGCGATCCGTGCCGACTTCCGCGCGCAGTTCGATGCCGCGCCGCATGCCGGCGTCGTCGTAGCCGAGCTCGATGTTGCGTTCGGCCGGGTCGAACAGCGCCGGCGCGACCGCGATGTAGCCCTTGGCGGCGAAGCGGTCGGCGACGCTGCGCATGTGCGCGTTCACCCCGAAGATCTCCTGCACCACGACCAGCGCGCCCAGCGGTGCGCCTTCGGGGTCGGCGCGCCAGGCATCGGTCTTGCCTGCGGGCGTATCGATGATGATGTCGCGGCCCATGCGTCGTCTCCTCGCGGCGTGGGTCGATCCCGGCCCCGACTATAATGCGCAACCCGTAAAAAGCCGCGAAACCGGCCGCAGCCATGTCCCTCGACAGCCCGAAAGTCGGATTCGTCAGCCTCGGCTGCCCCAAGGCGCTGGTCGATTCCGAGCGCATCCTCACCCAGTTGCGGGTCGAGGGTTACGACCTGGTGCAGAGCTACGACGATGCCGACGTGGTCGTGGTCAACACCTGCGGCTTCATCGACAGTGCCGTGGCCGAATCGCTGGACGCCATCGGCGAGGCCATGGCCGAGAACGGCAAGGTCATCGTCACCGGCTGCCTCGGCAAGCGCAGCGAGGTGATCCGCGAGGCGTATCCGGACGTGCTCTCGATCAGCGGCCCGCAGGATTACGCGAGCGTGATGGAGGCGGTGCACGTCGCCTTGCCACCGAAGCACGATCCGTTCGTGGATCTCGTCCCGGATTACGGCCTCAAGCTCACGCCGAAGCATTACGCCTACCTGAAGATTTCCGAGGGCTGCAACCACCGCTGCAGCTTCTGCATCATCCCGTCGATGCGTGGCGACCTCGTTTCGCGCCCGGTCGACGACGTGCTGCGCGAGGCCGAGAAACTGGTACGCGGCGGGGTGAAGGAACTGCTGGTCGTGTCGCAGGACACCAGCGCCTACGGCGTCGACGTGAAATACGCCGAACGCACCTGGCGCGAGAAGTCGTATCAAACCCGCATGAAGGCGTTGTGCGAAGGCCTGTCCGAACTCGGCGCGTGGACGCGGCTGCACTACGTCTATCCGTACCCGCACGTGGACGACATCATCCCGCTGATGGCGGAAGGGAAATTGCTGCCGTACCTCGATATCCCGTTCCAGCACGCCAGCCCGCGCGTGCTGAAGCTGATGAAGCGCCCCGGCGCGGTCGACAAGACGCTGGAACGCATCCAGCGTTGGCGCGGCATTTGTCCCGAATTGACAATCCGTTCTACCTTCATCGTCGGTTTCCCCGGCGAAACCGAAGCCGAATTCGAGGAACTGCTGGATTTCCTCGACGAAGCGCAGCTCGACCGCGTCGGCGCCTTCGCCTATTCGCCGGTGGAGGGCGCGAAGGCGAACGATCTTCCCGATCCCGTCGATGAAGGCGTGAAGCAGGAACGCCTCGCGCGCTTCATGGAAAAGCAGGCCGCGATCAGCGAAGCACGATTGGCTGCGAAAGTCGGCACGGTGCAGCAGGTGATCGTCGATGCCATCGACGGCGAACTCGCCATTGCGCGTTCGATGGCGGATGCGCCGGAGATCGACGGCCTGGTGCAGGTGCAGGACGGGCGGGAAGCCGGCTTGAAGCCTGGCGATTTCGCGTTCGTGCGGGTCATGGGCAGCGACGAGCACGACCTGTACGGCGAAGTGGAATACAACGCCTGATCGCGGGCGCATACTCCGCGCATTTCCGAACGGGAACGTGCGCATGTCCGCCGCCAGCCTCTTCACCCGCATGGCCAAGTGGGCCTCGCGCTTCACCGGCCGGCCGTTGTGCTTCGCGCTCGCGCTGCTGGTGGTGCTGGCCTGGATCGTCACCGGTCCGATCTTCCATTACAGCGATACCTGGCAACTGGTGATCAACACCGGCACCACCATCGTCACCTTCCTGATGGTGTTCCTGATCCAGAACTCGCAGAACCGCGACACCGAGGCGATCCAGCTCAAGCTGGACGAGCTGATCCGGGCGACGCGCGGCGCGCACAACGCGCTGCTGGACCTGGAGGAACTCGAGGAAAACGAGCTCGATGCGTTCCGCGGTCGCTACATCGCGCTGGCGAAGGCCGCGCGCGAATGCATGGATGACGATGAGACCGAGCGCGGTACACCCGATGTCGACGGGCTGCGTCGTCACCCGCCTGCGTAGCGCACGCCGACGATCGCGAAGCGCACCGCGCCGCCGGGAAGTTGCGCCTCGAATTCGTCGTCCACGCGCTTCTTCAGCATCGCGCGGGCGAGCGGGGCGTCGATGCTGATCCAGCCGCGCTGCGCATCGGTCTCGTCCGGGCCGACGATGCGGTAGGTCGCGATTTCGCCGTTGGCGACGTTCTCCACCTCGACCTCGGCGCCGAAGAACACCGCTTCGCGGTCCGTCGGCGCGTCGTCGACCACGCGCAGGGCTTGGAGCCGCTTCGACAGGTAGCGCACGCGGCGGTCGATTTCACCGAGCTGTTTCTTGCGGTAGGTGTATTCCGCGTTCTCGGAACGGTCGCCCTCGGCCGCAGCGGCGGCCAGCGCCTTCACCACTTCCGGGCGTTTCACGCGCCACAAGTCGTCGAGTTCTGCCTTCAGGCGGTCATGGCCTGCACGCGTGATCAGTGCGGTGCTTTTCTCGCCAGGCGGACGCCAGCGCGACATCAGCGATTCCCGCTCCCGGCATCGAAAGGAAAGGGAACTCGCCTCAGTCCGACGTTTGCATCGCGCTCATCCGCGGCCTCGCAGCTGCCGCCATCCTGGTACAGGGCACTGGCATCATCCTCGATGCGGAATCCGAACAGTTTTCCTTCGTTCCACGGGTGCTCGGGATTCGGCCCCAGCTCCGGCTGCAAAATCAGGCAGTCGCCGGCGATGACATCGTCCCACCACGTACTTTCCAGCTTCCGATTCATGGCCGGGTCTTCCGGACATTTCAGTACCAACAAATAGGTGCGTTCGATTTCGTCGTCCCTACGCGAAAAGCGCAGATCAAGGTCGGCATCCAGGTATTCGCAGGGCTGATTTTCGCGATCAGAGTCGCGAACCTGTCCGATGTAATGGCCGGCGAGCAGATGCTGTCGTTGATCCGGCCAGCGTTGGGAACTGACGACCTCTTGCGCATGCGCCGGCCATGCGGTTGCCAGTACGGTGACCATGAAGATCGCGACGACCCGGAATCGACGGCCCATGTGTCGATCCGCCGTTTACTTGCGCCCACCGAAGATGCTGCCGAGCACGCCGCGCAAGATCTGCCGGCCGACCTGCGAACCGACGGTGCGCGCGGTCTGCTTGGCCATGGTCTCGATCATGCCCTGGCGGCGCTTGGTGCCGAACAGTGCGTCCTTGACCGCGCCGCCGATGCCGCCGCCTTCGTCCTGTTGCTGGGGCGAGGTAGCGCGGGCATTGCCGGCATTCGTCGCCGGAGCCTGCGCACTCGCGTCTCCGGTGCCGTGGCGCGCACTGAGTTTCTCCGCGGCGGATTCGCGGTCGATGGTCTTGTCGTACTTCGCGCCGACCGGACTGCCGGCGCGCACCTGCGCGCGTTCGGCCTCGGTGATCGCGCCCATGCGGCAACGCGGCGGCGCGACAAGGGTTTTTTCCACCGGCATCGGCACGCCCTTGTCGAGCAGCATCGATACCAGCGCCTCGCCCACGCCGAGCTGGCCGATGGCCTTCGCCACATCCAGGCTCGGGTTCGCGACGAAAGTCTCGGCCGCGGTCTTCACCGCCTTCTGGTCGCGCGGGGTGAACGCGCGCAACGCGTGCTGCACGCGATTGCCGAGCTGGCCGAGCACGTTGTCGGGCACGTCGTCGGGGAATTGCGAGCAGAAATACACGCCCACGCCCTTGGAGCGGATCAGGCGCACGACCTGCTCGATGCGCTGCTGCAGCGCCGGCGGCGCGTCGTCGAACAGCAGGTGCGCCTCGTCGAACACGAACACCAGCTTCGGTTTGTCGAGGTCGCCGACTTCCGGCAGGGTTTCGAACAGCTCCGACAGCAGCCACAGCAGGAAGCTGGAATATAGCCGCGGCTTGAGGATCAACTGGTCGGCGGCGAGGATGGAGATCACGCCGCGCCCGTCCTGCGTCGTGCGCATGATGTCCGACAGTTCCAGCGCCGGTTCGGCGAAGAACGCATCGCCGCCCTGTTGTTCGATCTGCAGCAATGCGCGCTGGATCGCGCCGATCGACTGGGTGCTGACCAGCCCGTATTTCCCGGAAATGTCCTTGCGATTCTCGCTCACGTAGTTGAGCAGCGCGCGCAGGTCCTCGAGGTCGAGCAGCAGCCAGCCGTTGTCGTCGGCCAGCTTGAACACGATTTCCAGCACGCCTTCCTGGGTGTCGTTGAGTTCGAGGATGCGTCCGAGCAGGGTCGGGCCGATCTCGCTCACGGTGCCGCGCACCGGGTGCCCGAGCTTGCCGTACAGGTCCCAGAAGATGACCGGGTTCTCCTCGTTGCGGTAATCCTTCACGCCGATCTCGGCGACGCGCTGTTGCAGTTTGTCGCTGCTCGTGCCCGCGACCGCGAGCCCGGCGACGTCGCCCTTCACGTCGGCCATGAACACCGGCACGCCGAGCCGCGAGAAGCCTTCGGCCAGCGTCATCAGCGTGACCGTCTTGCCGGTACCGGTGGCGCCGGCGACGAGGCCGTGGCGGTTGCCGTACTTCGGCAGCAGGAACACCTGTCCGCTGTCCGGAGTGGTGACGGCCTTGCCGACGAGGATGGGGTCCATGTGCTGCGGCTTCCTTGGGCGGGAAGGCGATTCTATGCGCCGCGTCACACTGCGGCGAGCGGGTTGCGGCGCTTCGCGCGGGGCGGCTACCCTGCGTTCATTCCCCGCATTTCCTCCATGCCCATGCCGATTCCGTCCCATCGCCCCGCGCACGTCGTGGCGTGCCTGCTGCTTGCCGCATCGTTCGCCATTCCCGCGCTAGCCCGCGACAACAGCCGGGTGGAAGCGCTGAACCAGCGCATGGCGCAGGCGGAAACGCAGTACACGCAAGCGCTGGACGACGCCGACGCCGGCGACGAGGGCGCGAAACCGCGCGCCGACGCCGCGCTGAAGCAGATGGAATCGGTGGTGTCGGACTGCGGCCGCACCCGCGGCTGCGACCTGCAGGCGATCCTCGCCACCTACAAGCGCCTGCTCGAACGCCCGGTCGCCGACGACATGGACGACGAGGACGACGACCTCGATCCGGTCGACGTCACCGGCAACGGCGTGCCCGCGAATGCCAACGCGGACGCATTGCTCGACGCGGACAACCGTCGCTTCGTGCAGCGCGTGCAGTTCAATCCCGCGGTGCAGGCCGGCATCCGCCGCTGGCTCACCGACATGCGCCCGGCGCTGCTCGCGAGCTACGAGAACTTCGAATACCTGAAACCGCAGATGGCGCCTGCGTTCCAGCGCGCCGGGCTGCCGGAAGCGCTGCTGTTCGGGATCATGGCCAAGGAATCCAACGGCAAGGTGCACGCGGTATCGCGCGCCGGCGCCGCGGGCCCGCTGCAATTCATGCCCTCGACCGGCCGCACCTACGGCCTCGGCAACGACGGCAGC
This genomic window contains:
- a CDS encoding DUF885 domain-containing protein, with product MRQKHTVRVLALTACVAAALAGCKQNATAPASGEAPAATAAANDDAALDKAVDAFIDGYFQHNPVFAASAGKHEYDGKLPDYSPEGLKATTDWLHAQRDAFAKFGDDKLDEQGRFRRDYALAVIDGNLFWLEDSGFAWKNPAFYTGDLSPSMYLTRPYAPLATRMDAFIRYQEALPKAVEQIKANFKLPLPASYIDLGVNSFGGYASFFESDVPKIFAEVKDDALQARLKASNAAAIKATQDMADWLKAQKPQATQDFALGAEKFAKMLHATERVDIPLDQLKAAGEADLARNLAAMKAACGQFAPGKTLQQCVEKEAADKPQGGAVEGARAQLAGLRQFIVDKDLVTIPGPEQAKVEEAPPFNRWNFAYIEIPGPYEKNLPSVYYIAPPDPTWPKAEQDAYVPGKSVLLFTSAHEVWPGHFLQFLHSNRAGWKFGQLFVGYAFAEGWAHYCEEMMFDAGLDGATPETHIGQLSEALLRDVRFLSAIGMHTGGMTMAQSEKMFREQGLQDPGNARQQAARGTYDPAYLNYTLGKLMIMQLREDWTKDKGGRKAWKQFHDQFLSYGGPPIPLVRAQMLGGAPEAKLWTAPAPAASETPPAPSSMATPASSGG
- a CDS encoding 5-oxoprolinase subunit C family protein, with translation MSIEVLAPGLLTTVQGRGREGFRHLGVGFGGALDPDAQAIANLLVGNAVSAATLEIALAGPTLRFERATRIALCGANFDADIDGETFPGWRRADLPGGSVLRIGGCRQGARAWLAVSGGIRVADILGSASTDLRGGFGGVEGRALRAGDRLHVEPFAETVERVRIAPWWIDPLALDPDPSSSIRVLPGSDATDPADGLFANAWTIAPASDRQGLRLTGTPLALRDAREYVSEPIVPGTLQLPPGGQPIVLLADAQTHGGYPRIGHAIRADRGRLAQLRAGDAIRFAPCTPAEALAASRERAHTLARIALAVAGRIGVAPPSASA
- the pxpB gene encoding 5-oxoprolinase subunit PxpB — encoded protein: MRWCAMRLGEDALLLRLGDGIDADTNARVHALAARIDAARPPWLRDLVPAYASLALFVDASACDGDDPLADAEAWLHALPPDDGDPASSQGALHEVPVRYGGEHGPDLDAVAEHAGLSPRQVIELHADGEYRVAMLGFAPGFPYLLGLDPALSMPRLATPRTRVEAGSVGIGGEQAGIYPRPGPGGWRIIGRTEVVLFDPARDPPSLLAPGDRLRFVPTGKLP
- a CDS encoding HIT domain-containing protein, with amino-acid sequence MSRHAPPARYELHPQLAAETHPLGTLGLCELRLMDDANYPWLVLVPRVAEARELVDLDAAQRHQLTDEIDLAACLLRDAFRPHKLNVAALGNIVPQLHVHVIAREENDPAWPAPVWGRVAARPYPPETLVERVRLLRDRLPK
- a CDS encoding dienelactone hydrolase family protein, with the translated sequence MGRDIIIDTPAGKTDAWRADPEGAPLGALVVVQEIFGVNAHMRSVADRFAAKGYIAVAPALFDPAERNIELGYDDAGMRRGIELRAEVGTDRAIAIVGAAAKLLQDEGHKVGVVGYCWGGTLAFLANTRFGLPAVAYYGGRVVDFLGEPLRAPMLFHFGADDAGIPPESIAKIRLAYPQAPVHVYPGAGHAFNRDIDPSHYHADSAALALRRTLDFFAAALG
- the rimO gene encoding 30S ribosomal protein S12 methylthiotransferase RimO, with amino-acid sequence MSLDSPKVGFVSLGCPKALVDSERILTQLRVEGYDLVQSYDDADVVVVNTCGFIDSAVAESLDAIGEAMAENGKVIVTGCLGKRSEVIREAYPDVLSISGPQDYASVMEAVHVALPPKHDPFVDLVPDYGLKLTPKHYAYLKISEGCNHRCSFCIIPSMRGDLVSRPVDDVLREAEKLVRGGVKELLVVSQDTSAYGVDVKYAERTWREKSYQTRMKALCEGLSELGAWTRLHYVYPYPHVDDIIPLMAEGKLLPYLDIPFQHASPRVLKLMKRPGAVDKTLERIQRWRGICPELTIRSTFIVGFPGETEAEFEELLDFLDEAQLDRVGAFAYSPVEGAKANDLPDPVDEGVKQERLARFMEKQAAISEARLAAKVGTVQQVIVDAIDGELAIARSMADAPEIDGLVQVQDGREAGLKPGDFAFVRVMGSDEHDLYGEVEYNA
- a CDS encoding low affinity iron permease family protein, coding for MSAASLFTRMAKWASRFTGRPLCFALALLVVLAWIVTGPIFHYSDTWQLVINTGTTIVTFLMVFLIQNSQNRDTEAIQLKLDELIRATRGAHNALLDLEELEENELDAFRGRYIALAKAARECMDDDETERGTPDVDGLRRHPPA
- the greB gene encoding transcription elongation factor GreB; its protein translation is MSRWRPPGEKSTALITRAGHDRLKAELDDLWRVKRPEVVKALAAAAAEGDRSENAEYTYRKKQLGEIDRRVRYLSKRLQALRVVDDAPTDREAVFFGAEVEVENVANGEIATYRIVGPDETDAQRGWISIDAPLARAMLKKRVDDEFEAQLPGGAVRFAIVGVRYAGG
- a CDS encoding helicase HerA-like domain-containing protein, which codes for MDPILVGKAVTTPDSGQVFLLPKYGNRHGLVAGATGTGKTVTLMTLAEGFSRLGVPVFMADVKGDVAGLAVAGTSSDKLQQRVAEIGVKDYRNEENPVIFWDLYGKLGHPVRGTVSEIGPTLLGRILELNDTQEGVLEIVFKLADDNGWLLLDLEDLRALLNYVSENRKDISGKYGLVSTQSIGAIQRALLQIEQQGGDAFFAEPALELSDIMRTTQDGRGVISILAADQLILKPRLYSSFLLWLLSELFETLPEVGDLDKPKLVFVFDEAHLLFDDAPPALQQRIEQVVRLIRSKGVGVYFCSQFPDDVPDNVLGQLGNRVQHALRAFTPRDQKAVKTAAETFVANPSLDVAKAIGQLGVGEALVSMLLDKGVPMPVEKTLVAPPRCRMGAITEAERAQVRAGSPVGAKYDKTIDRESAAEKLSARHGTGDASAQAPATNAGNARATSPQQQDEGGGIGGAVKDALFGTKRRQGMIETMAKQTARTVGSQVGRQILRGVLGSIFGGRK